A genomic window from Gemmatimonadaceae bacterium includes:
- a CDS encoding NAD(P)H-binding protein: protein MTVSPSLAPLQRPPKAADAPRLVVLGASGGCGSWVVRLAAARGWQVTATVRPGSSIAVPAGVQVRVGDVTDVRFLDDVLPDATVVVSALGLRRAGLSPWARLLSPPDLTSGVVERLLPVMRWHGVPRLLAISAGGVAESRSQLSWTMRQVVDSGNVAVAYRDLERMEATLAASDVDWEVVRPVTLLSGRPTGRATAVDRYTLTSTVRRADVAAHLVRRAASGHPLHTRAVLLGQGATDAR, encoded by the coding sequence ATGACCGTCAGTCCCTCCCTCGCCCCCCTCCAGCGTCCACCGAAAGCGGCAGACGCACCTCGTCTCGTCGTCCTCGGCGCCAGCGGCGGCTGCGGCAGTTGGGTCGTCCGCCTGGCGGCCGCGCGCGGCTGGCAGGTCACCGCCACCGTGCGGCCCGGCAGCAGCATCGCCGTGCCCGCTGGCGTGCAGGTGCGCGTCGGCGATGTCACCGACGTGCGGTTCCTCGACGACGTCCTGCCCGATGCGACCGTGGTCGTCTCCGCGCTCGGCCTGCGCCGAGCGGGCCTGAGTCCGTGGGCGCGCCTGCTGTCGCCGCCGGACCTCACCTCCGGCGTAGTCGAGCGCCTGCTGCCGGTGATGCGCTGGCACGGCGTACCCCGCCTGCTGGCCATCAGCGCCGGCGGCGTGGCGGAAAGCCGCAGCCAACTCTCGTGGACGATGCGGCAAGTGGTCGACTCGGGCAATGTCGCCGTCGCGTATCGCGACCTCGAGCGGATGGAAGCGACTCTCGCTGCGAGCGACGTGGACTGGGAAGTCGTGCGTCCGGTGACGCTGCTGTCGGGCCGCCCGACCGGCCGCGCGACCGCTGTTGACCGCTACACGCTGACCTCCACGGTGAGGCGCGCGGACGTTGCCGCGCACCTCGTGCGGCGCGCGGCCAGCGGCCATCCGCTGCACACGCGCGCCGTCTTGCTGGGCCAAGGAGCGACCGATGCACGCTGA
- a CDS encoding beta-lactamase family protein: MYLRSPAARLGTVALFSLAASSCGQGSQQTSAAARAPRDLAGIIAPLLETSKIPALGAAVVSADGLEAIGAVGLRSWADTQQVSVDDQWHIGSCTKAMTATLAARLVDRGVLNWETTIGAVFGSTIDPAWKDVPIVWLLSHRSGAPLNFSDALWREMAARGGSPREQRRFFVEQGLRTAPTNTPNTVTVYSNSGLLVAGVMMEMLTDSPWEDLMQREVFEPLGMTRTGFGAPGTPGALDQPLGHRRGADGWRPVALGPNADNPAATGPAGSVHTTLADWARFVAAHLRGENGDERFLSTASWQRLHAAGGKDWTYSPGWVVTEQDWAGGKMLRHIGSNSFWIAEATLAPRKGFAVLLVTNVADDAVETPFKELLAVLVADQASREASAPRLPPPTRSRARDTD; the protein is encoded by the coding sequence ATGTACCTCCGATCTCCCGCCGCACGTCTCGGAACCGTGGCGCTCTTCAGCCTTGCGGCCAGCTCCTGCGGGCAAGGAAGTCAACAGACGTCCGCTGCGGCACGCGCGCCACGGGATCTCGCCGGAATCATCGCGCCGCTACTCGAAACGAGCAAGATCCCTGCGCTCGGCGCCGCCGTGGTGAGCGCTGACGGACTCGAAGCCATCGGCGCTGTCGGCCTGCGCTCGTGGGCGGATACGCAGCAGGTAAGCGTGGACGACCAGTGGCATATCGGCTCGTGCACCAAGGCGATGACGGCGACGCTCGCCGCGCGCCTGGTTGATCGTGGCGTGCTCAATTGGGAGACCACGATCGGTGCCGTCTTCGGATCGACAATCGACCCGGCGTGGAAGGATGTGCCGATCGTGTGGTTGCTGAGCCATCGCTCTGGCGCGCCACTCAACTTCAGCGATGCCCTGTGGCGGGAGATGGCCGCGCGCGGCGGATCACCCCGCGAGCAACGACGATTCTTCGTTGAACAAGGGCTCAGGACGGCACCGACGAACACACCGAACACCGTGACCGTCTACTCCAACTCGGGCCTCCTCGTCGCCGGCGTGATGATGGAGATGCTGACCGACTCCCCGTGGGAAGACCTGATGCAGCGCGAGGTATTCGAACCGCTTGGGATGACGCGGACGGGCTTCGGCGCGCCAGGTACGCCGGGGGCGCTGGATCAACCCTTGGGACACCGGCGCGGCGCGGACGGATGGCGGCCGGTCGCACTCGGACCGAACGCCGACAACCCCGCGGCTACCGGACCCGCGGGATCCGTCCACACGACGCTGGCCGACTGGGCACGATTCGTCGCCGCACACCTGCGTGGCGAGAATGGCGATGAACGATTCCTCTCGACGGCGTCCTGGCAGCGCCTGCACGCGGCGGGCGGAAAGGACTGGACCTACTCACCGGGCTGGGTGGTGACCGAACAGGACTGGGCTGGCGGGAAGATGCTTCGGCATATCGGGAGCAACAGCTTCTGGATCGCCGAAGCGACGCTCGCTCCGCGCAAAGGCTTCGCGGTGCTGCTCGTAACGAATGTCGCCGATGATGCGGTCGAGACGCCGTTCAAGGAGCTTCTCGCTGTGTTGGTGGCTGACCAGGCGTCGCGCGAAGCAAGTGCACCCCGATTGCCACCGCCCACACGATCGCGAGCACGAGATACAGATTGA
- a CDS encoding AraC family transcriptional regulator, which translates to MTGAIPFPFPVEGTVLAAVVADVIAAAESLGVPRAELLTASGLDAAVLADPDARVPVTADFAVWLALSNRPIGLPLGEKLGATTLGAVGYAMQHGRTVREALQWFQRYRAVLHPELVPEMDEVSTSNGRRLVLSKVMAGPFARLREPVYAYASAARALLRGLTGAPVAVRSLSYPFPSADDAAAHEAWFGCRITWGAPRFEIAFDAAVLDRPLPRHDPRLFGYLAQQAERLLEEVPDSGSTLAMVRREIAAELPSGEPQQGVVAKRLAMSVRTMQRRLAAEGTTFAALVEAMRRERAEFLLSDPRLTASEVAFLLGFSEPASFFRAFRRWTGEPPQRWRAARR; encoded by the coding sequence GTGACTGGCGCCATCCCTTTTCCGTTTCCGGTCGAAGGCACGGTCCTCGCGGCGGTCGTCGCGGACGTCATCGCTGCCGCTGAGTCGCTCGGCGTTCCGCGCGCGGAACTCCTCACGGCCTCGGGTCTGGACGCCGCGGTGCTCGCCGATCCGGACGCCCGCGTTCCCGTCACCGCCGATTTCGCGGTGTGGCTCGCGCTGTCCAATCGCCCGATCGGGCTTCCGTTGGGCGAGAAGCTTGGCGCGACGACGCTCGGCGCGGTCGGCTACGCGATGCAGCACGGGCGGACGGTGCGCGAGGCGCTGCAGTGGTTCCAGCGTTATCGGGCGGTGCTGCATCCCGAACTCGTGCCCGAGATGGACGAAGTCTCCACGTCGAATGGTCGGCGGCTCGTGCTCAGCAAGGTGATGGCCGGGCCGTTCGCGCGGCTGCGGGAGCCGGTGTACGCCTACGCGAGCGCTGCCCGCGCGCTGCTGCGTGGGCTCACCGGAGCGCCGGTTGCGGTGCGGTCCCTCAGCTATCCGTTTCCGAGCGCGGATGACGCCGCCGCGCACGAGGCGTGGTTTGGCTGCCGGATCACCTGGGGTGCGCCGCGCTTCGAGATCGCCTTCGACGCCGCTGTGCTCGACCGGCCGCTGCCGCGTCACGACCCACGGTTGTTCGGGTATCTCGCGCAGCAGGCCGAGCGGCTGTTGGAGGAAGTGCCCGACAGCGGCAGCACACTGGCGATGGTGCGTCGCGAGATCGCGGCGGAGTTGCCGTCGGGGGAGCCGCAACAGGGCGTCGTGGCCAAGCGGCTCGCGATGTCCGTGCGCACGATGCAGCGCCGGCTCGCGGCCGAGGGCACGACCTTTGCGGCGCTCGTCGAGGCGATGCGCCGTGAGCGTGCGGAGTTCCTGCTCTCCGACCCGCGGCTGACGGCGAGTGAGGTCGCGTTCTTGCTCGGGTTCAGCGAGCCGGCGTCGTTCTTCCGCGCGTTCCGGCGCTGGACGGGTGAACCGCCGCAGCGCTGGCGGGCGGCACGGCGCTAG
- a CDS encoding DUF2938 family protein, with translation MSPMLHAAAAVALGAGATAAIDAWNYALRRVAGIASLNYCLLDRWVSHLRHGVFRHRSIADAELARCECTLGWIAHYGIGIALAAVFVGAAGADWLLRPTVLPALGFGVVTVALPFFVLQPALGLGLASSATRDPLAARIKSLATHSVYGLGLYACARVLSAWLFA, from the coding sequence ATGAGCCCGATGCTGCACGCGGCTGCCGCCGTCGCCCTGGGTGCCGGCGCGACGGCAGCGATTGACGCGTGGAACTACGCCCTGCGGCGCGTGGCGGGCATCGCGTCACTCAACTATTGCCTCCTGGACCGCTGGGTGAGCCACCTGCGCCACGGTGTGTTCCGGCACCGCAGCATCGCCGACGCCGAGCTGGCTCGCTGTGAATGCACGCTCGGCTGGATCGCCCACTACGGCATCGGCATCGCGCTGGCGGCGGTGTTCGTCGGCGCGGCCGGGGCCGACTGGCTCCTGCGTCCGACGGTGCTACCGGCGCTGGGGTTTGGCGTGGTCACCGTAGCGCTGCCGTTCTTCGTGCTGCAGCCGGCGCTTGGACTCGGACTGGCATCGTCAGCGACACGCGATCCGCTCGCGGCTCGCATCAAGAGCCTTGCGACGCACAGCGTGTACGGGCTCGGGCTTTATGCCTGCGCCCGCGTGCTCTCAGCGTGGCTGTTCGCCTGA